From Vanessa cardui chromosome 11, ilVanCard2.1, whole genome shotgun sequence, the proteins below share one genomic window:
- the LOC124533601 gene encoding uncharacterized protein LOC124533601 has product MSFEDIILKVKAHPELWLCTHQYYRNRAVCSRTWKQITKELDADEWTVKKRWKHLKDQYRKELKKILSKRLAMSNWHYYNDLSFITNEVLTGRHGVNKNVDSNNVASENESDSDEQTLLQTKLQHQRVNKQNSSALVRRLNVNKKPLIMKQLKELKDLIQSKKTMEDDLRNDADYLFLISLLPTIRKLTDLQKLHFRGKVNEWLLETLSQYQFTNDCDNKIYVQDQLNESQP; this is encoded by the exons ATGTCTTTCGAGGACATTATCCTAAAAGTCAAGGCGCACCCCGAGTTATGGCTGTGCACGCATCAGTATTACAGAAATAGAGCGGTTTGCTCACGAACTTGGAAACAAATTACTAAAGAACTGGATGCTGATG AATGGACAGTTAAGAAACGATGGAAGCATTTAAAGGATCAATACAGGAAAGAACTCAAAAAGATATTATCAAAACGATTGGCGATGTCAAACTGGCATTACTACAATGACCTGAGCTTTATTACCAATGAGGTGTTAACTGGAAGACATGGCGTCAATAAAAATGTTGACTCTAATAACGTTGCATCAGAAAACGAATCAGACAGCGACGAACAGACacttttacaaacaaaattgcAACATCAACgtgttaataaacaaaactcATCAGCTCTTGTAAGGCgtttaaacgtaaataaaaagcCATTGATAATGAAACAATTGAAAGAATTAAAAGATTTGATTCAAAGCAAGAAAACAATGGAAGATGATTTGAGAAATGATGCGGATTACTTATTCTTAATAAGTCTACTGCCTACCATAAGGAAGCTGACAGATCTACAAAAATTGCACTTCAGAGGTAAAGTTAACGAGTGGCTGCTAGAGACTCTGTCGCAATACCAGTTTACGAATGattgtgataataaaatatacgtccAAGATCAATTAAATGAAAGTCAACCTTGA